One Pleurocapsa sp. PCC 7327 DNA segment encodes these proteins:
- a CDS encoding DUF4198 domain-containing protein gives MIVKNLKRLSLTVACLPFLIGQPVLAHVIWFDYNDGNYELVFGHPEEGTEPLTPSKFRKATAYDLSREIVPSNTSVEGDRLFVVPKGEVAALTATYDNGFWIEYPDGSYENLSPEQAEAINYENVTNYLKFTKALYSWSDEVATPFGLPLEIMPLTNPFAVRVGESLPIRVLYQGNAIANPTVEYLGQELTIDASGIALVPIGEGGLQVIEASYDNPTANNPGISYATTLTAQTISVPEPSFLLSFGVIGLRH, from the coding sequence ATGATTGTAAAAAACTTGAAAAGACTCAGCTTAACAGTAGCTTGTTTGCCTTTTCTCATCGGTCAACCAGTTTTAGCTCATGTGATTTGGTTTGATTATAACGATGGCAATTATGAATTAGTATTCGGTCATCCAGAAGAGGGAACAGAGCCCTTAACTCCCAGCAAATTTAGAAAGGCTACGGCTTACGATCTAAGTAGAGAAATTGTCCCAAGTAACACTTCTGTAGAAGGCGATCGCTTGTTCGTGGTTCCAAAAGGAGAAGTCGCTGCCTTAACAGCCACCTATGACAACGGTTTTTGGATTGAATATCCAGACGGCAGCTATGAAAATCTTTCGCCAGAACAGGCAGAGGCAATTAATTACGAAAATGTGACTAATTATCTCAAGTTTACAAAAGCTCTCTATAGCTGGTCTGATGAAGTAGCAACGCCTTTCGGTCTTCCGCTTGAGATTATGCCTCTAACAAATCCTTTTGCAGTAAGAGTGGGAGAAAGTTTGCCTATTCGGGTTTTGTATCAGGGAAACGCGATCGCTAATCCAACAGTAGAATATCTAGGACAAGAACTCACCATCGATGCCAGTGGGATTGCTTTGGTTCCCATCGGTGAAGGAGGATTGCAAGTTATTGAAGCAAGTTATGACAATCCGACAGCCAATAATCCTGGGATATCCTATGCGACCACCCTGACCGCGCAAACCATTTCCGTTCCCGAACCCTCTTTTTTGCTATCTTTTGGTGTAATTGGTCTAAGGCACTAA
- a CDS encoding XisI protein has protein sequence MFVILKFIVDRNNSHYRLITMGWEGKRRVHSCLVHLEIIDDKIWIQRDGTEDGIANDLVAAGIPKNQIILAFHPPEIRQHTEYAVT, from the coding sequence TTGTTTGTAATACTGAAGTTTATTGTCGATCGAAACAACAGCCATTATCGTTTAATAACGATGGGATGGGAAGGAAAAAGAAGAGTACACAGCTGTCTCGTTCATCTTGAAATAATCGACGACAAAATTTGGATACAACGCGATGGAACAGAAGATGGCATCGCCAACGACCTTGTAGCAGCAGGAATTCCCAAAAACCAAATTATTCTTGCCTTTCATCCTCCTGAAATCAGGCAACATACAGAATATGCTGTTACCTAA
- a CDS encoding filamentous hemagglutinin N-terminal domain-containing protein gives MPQKLSFLLVVSLVALGSFPFCATATAQITPDRTLGAESSTLRQDTIKGINSDVIEGGATRGANLFHSFQEFNISEGRGAYFANPVAIENILTRVTGSNPSNILGTLGVLGNANLFLINPNGILFGANARLDLRGSFVASTADSLLFDNGFEFSAANPQAPPLLTVNIPIGLRFREKAGSIGVQGSSLEVQLEKTLALVGGDVSLDGGLLLAPGGQVELGGLTGMGIVGLNGDGSLSFPDGIARADISLTNGAFVNVTAGSGGSIAIDAQDIDVLGGSVLLTGIGAGLGAVGSQAGDITLNATGTTTVANNSFILNYADSGTLGNAGDVTIETGRLSVSDGSQVAALTFGKGDAGNLTVRASEVELIGTSADKRFSSGLFTQTQGTGAAGNITIDTGKLIVRDGAVVSSNTFSEGLGGTLTVTASESVELRGTKADGLLSGLFSGTSDAGTAGDLTITTKRLSVSGDGARVLDSTSGAGDAGNLTIATETLIIQDGGQVLTVTTGKGKAGNVTAIASESVELRGNAPDSRFPTLLGAQVAKEGEGNAGDMTIETGRLTIRDGAQVNNSTFGIGDAGNLIIRASEVEVIGESADGRFDSGIHAQVEIGAEGNAKDILIEARRLTLRDGGQVSAATFGIGNGGNLTVRASEVELIGTATVGRFPSLLRVQVEPGGKGNSGNLAIETERLSVWDGGQVSAATFGMGNGGNLTVRASEVEVIGASAFGSPSLLTTAVRRGAIGDAGDLRIETGRLLVRDGGGISTATFGRGNAGNLVIQARDTVLVDGSKGVEAGNFGENNLGVTVEKGAIGNGGDLIIEAGSLLTTNGARLSASTAGEGNSGNIIIRSRDTVSFDESFAFSAVDPGAVGNGGNIDIQTTSLSVTNGSRLVAATFGRGDAGNVLIRSRDTVSFDGEGRSDSIRFTSGAFSNVRSEAIGNGGNVDIQTGSLSVTNGAELAATTFSRGNAGNVRVRAAENVFLSNNSSISTAIRTEGVAIQPSNIDIHTRQISLSNGSQITASTEGQGDAGKITITANTFEATGGSRIQTNTASSGKAGEITLNLRDRLNLSASAIEASTAPESTGQGGNIFIDPNQVNLTNGAKISVNSQGQGNGGSIFLSADNLTLNNRSEISAATASGEGGNITLNVSDILRLRNNSSISTTAGGTGNGGNIGINTDFLVAKDNSDITANAFAGRGGNISITAQGIFLTPDSQITASSELGVEGVVEINTPETEPSRGLVDLPETVVDPNQLIAQNACKKGAQSEFTITGRGGLPSTPEQVQTSDEVGVSLVEPAEESAATVTSPSISTAAKEIVPAQGWVRNEKGEVVLVAYNPARTGIQRQERNPATCPPR, from the coding sequence ATGCCTCAGAAATTATCGTTTCTTTTAGTTGTTTCTCTAGTAGCTCTTGGCAGTTTTCCCTTCTGCGCGACCGCCACAGCACAAATTACGCCCGATCGCACCCTTGGGGCAGAAAGTTCTACACTTAGACAGGATACGATTAAAGGAATTAACAGCGACGTAATTGAAGGAGGAGCGACTAGGGGAGCAAATCTGTTTCACAGTTTTCAAGAATTTAATATCTCTGAAGGAAGGGGCGCTTATTTTGCCAACCCAGTAGCCATTGAAAACATTCTTACTCGCGTTACGGGTAGCAATCCCTCTAATATTCTGGGAACTCTAGGTGTTTTAGGCAATGCGAATCTATTCCTGATTAATCCCAATGGGATTCTTTTTGGAGCTAACGCTCGCTTAGATTTGCGGGGTTCTTTTGTGGCTTCGACAGCCGATAGTCTTTTATTTGATAATGGCTTTGAGTTTAGCGCCGCTAATCCCCAAGCGCCACCCTTGTTGACGGTGAATATTCCTATTGGCTTGCGATTTAGGGAGAAGGCGGGGAGTATTGGCGTGCAAGGCTCTAGCCTGGAAGTACAGCTAGAGAAAACGTTAGCCCTAGTAGGCGGCGATGTGAGCTTGGATGGGGGGCTTTTGCTGGCTCCGGGTGGGCAAGTAGAATTGGGGGGACTAACCGGAATGGGGATAGTAGGGCTGAATGGTGACGGTAGCCTGAGTTTTCCTGATGGTATAGCGCGAGCAGATATATCACTCACCAATGGAGCTTTTGTTAATGTAACCGCTGGGAGTGGCGGTAGTATTGCGATCGATGCCCAAGATATAGATGTTTTGGGAGGCAGTGTCCTCCTTACTGGGATAGGGGCTGGTTTGGGGGCAGTTGGCAGTCAGGCGGGAGATATTACACTCAATGCTACAGGGACAACGACAGTTGCAAATAACAGCTTTATCCTGAACTATGCAGACTCTGGGACTCTGGGCAATGCAGGAGACGTGACTATCGAGACTGGACGCTTGAGTGTCAGCGATGGGTCTCAAGTAGCGGCTCTTACTTTTGGTAAAGGGGATGCGGGAAATCTAACAGTCCGTGCTTCTGAAGTGGAACTGATTGGTACCTCAGCAGATAAACGGTTCTCCAGCGGCTTATTTACTCAGACTCAAGGCACCGGAGCCGCTGGAAATATAACGATTGACACAGGAAAGTTGATTGTCCGGGATGGAGCAGTGGTATCATCTAATACTTTTAGCGAAGGTCTTGGGGGAACTTTAACTGTGACTGCCTCTGAGTCGGTGGAACTGAGGGGAACAAAAGCAGATGGTCTGCTTAGTGGTTTGTTTTCTGGTACCTCTGATGCTGGAACTGCTGGAGACTTGACGATTACAACCAAGCGGTTGAGTGTCAGCGGCGATGGTGCCCGCGTGTTGGATTCTACTTCTGGTGCAGGCGATGCTGGAAATTTGACGATTGCAACTGAGACGCTGATTATCCAGGATGGGGGACAGGTACTGACAGTCACTACTGGCAAGGGGAAGGCAGGGAACGTGACCGCGATCGCCTCTGAGTCGGTGGAACTGAGGGGAAATGCACCAGATAGTCGGTTCCCCACCCTTTTGGGTGCTCAAGTCGCGAAAGAAGGTGAGGGAAATGCGGGCGACATGACTATCGAAACGGGACGGTTAACCATCAGAGATGGTGCGCAAGTAAATAATTCTACTTTTGGTATAGGAGATGCTGGAAATCTAATAATTCGCGCTTCTGAGGTGGAAGTGATTGGAGAATCAGCAGATGGTCGGTTTGACAGCGGCATACATGCTCAAGTCGAAATAGGGGCTGAGGGAAATGCAAAAGATATACTCATTGAAGCAAGACGATTAACCCTCAGAGATGGTGGGCAAGTGTCGGCTGCTACTTTTGGCATAGGGAATGGCGGAAACTTAACTGTTCGTGCTTCTGAAGTAGAGCTAATTGGCACCGCAACGGTTGGTCGATTTCCCAGTCTTTTGCGAGTTCAAGTCGAGCCAGGAGGCAAGGGAAATTCGGGAAACTTGGCTATTGAAACGGAACGGTTGAGCGTCTGGGATGGTGGACAAGTATCAGCTGCTACTTTTGGCATGGGGAATGGCGGAAACTTAACTGTTCGTGCTTCTGAAGTGGAAGTTATAGGTGCTTCAGCATTTGGCTCGCCTAGTCTCTTAACTACTGCTGTCAGACGAGGAGCCATTGGAGATGCCGGAGACTTGAGGATTGAAACCGGAAGGTTGCTCGTCCGGGATGGTGGGGGGATATCGACTGCCACATTTGGTCGTGGGAATGCTGGTAATCTCGTCATTCAAGCTCGCGATACAGTCTTGGTCGATGGTAGTAAAGGTGTTGAAGCTGGAAACTTTGGTGAAAACAATTTAGGTGTCACGGTGGAAAAAGGAGCTATAGGTAATGGGGGTGACCTGATAATTGAGGCAGGCTCGCTTTTGACCACTAATGGTGCTCGATTGAGTGCCAGCACTGCTGGAGAAGGCAACTCAGGCAATATAATTATTCGATCCCGCGATACTGTCTCCTTCGATGAAAGTTTTGCCTTTAGTGCGGTCGATCCCGGAGCTGTGGGCAATGGCGGAAATATTGATATCCAGACGACCTCACTCTCTGTTACGAACGGCTCCCGACTAGTTGCTGCCACATTTGGTCGTGGAGATGCTGGTAATGTGCTTATCCGCTCCCGCGATACCGTCTCTTTTGATGGAGAAGGGAGGAGCGACTCTATCAGATTTACTAGTGGTGCTTTTAGCAATGTGCGATCTGAGGCCATAGGCAATGGTGGAAATGTTGATATCCAGACAGGGTCGCTCTCAGTTACGAATGGTGCTGAGCTGGCTGCTACCACATTTAGTCGTGGGAATGCTGGTAATGTCCGGGTAAGGGCAGCTGAAAATGTATTTCTCTCCAACAACAGCTCGATTTCCACTGCCATAAGAACTGAAGGCGTTGCCATTCAACCAAGCAACATTGACATTCACACAAGACAGATCTCTTTAAGCAACGGCTCCCAAATCACCGCCAGTACAGAAGGACAAGGAGATGCGGGCAAAATTACCATCACTGCTAATACCTTTGAAGCCACAGGCGGCAGCCGAATTCAGACCAATACCGCTAGCAGTGGAAAAGCCGGAGAAATTACTCTCAATCTTCGAGATCGTCTTAACCTAAGCGCCAGCGCTATCGAAGCCAGTACCGCTCCTGAATCCACAGGTCAAGGCGGTAATATTTTTATCGATCCCAACCAAGTTAATCTCACTAACGGGGCAAAAATCAGCGTCAATAGCCAAGGACAGGGTAATGGCGGGAGCATCTTCCTCAGCGCAGACAACCTCACCCTCAACAACCGCTCGGAAATTTCTGCAGCTACCGCTAGCGGGGAGGGCGGCAACATAACCCTAAACGTTTCAGATATCCTACGCCTGCGCAATAATAGTTCTATCTCGACAACCGCAGGCGGGACGGGAAATGGGGGCAATATCGGCATCAATACCGACTTCCTGGTCGCCAAAGATAATAGTGATATCACTGCCAATGCCTTTGCTGGTAGGGGAGGCAACATTAGTATTACAGCTCAAGGAATCTTCCTCACTCCCGACAGTCAAATTACCGCTAGTTCTGAACTAGGCGTTGAGGGAGTCGTAGAAATCAATACCCCTGAGACCGAACCCAGCCGAGGATTAGTTGACTTACCGGAAACGGTCGTCGATCCCAACCAACTCATTGCCCAGAACGCCTGTAAAAAGGGAGCGCAAAGCGAATTTACCATCACGGGGCGAGGCGGTTTGCCCTCGACTCCCGAACAAGTTCAAACCAGCGATGAAGTGGGAGTCAGTTTAGTCGAACCAGCAGAAGAGTCGGCAGCCACTGTTACTTCACCGTCTATCTCGACTGCTGCCAAAGAGATCGTACCAGCCCAAGGGTGGGTGCGCAACGAAAAAGGCGAAGTGGTTCTCGTTGCCTACAACCCGGCTAGGACAGGAATTCAACGTCAGGAGCGAAATCCAGCCACCTGCCCGCCGCGCTGA
- a CDS encoding CHAT domain-containing protein, with translation MAVKRLYKKRSLVLAVLLFVLSIAVPPVVAQVSLSTPIVQTQSDAPSLVNQGKQLYNSRQFEEAAQVWQQAADAFAAQGNRLNQVMAFSNLSLTYQQLGNWERAKKAIANSLNILQTLEKTQEQQRILAQTLDIQGQLQQKIGRSQAALETWQQAADLYANIGNKNGEAISQINQAQAMQDLGLYPRACKTLLKALDLDERECQISDRQIEALKQNLLEAQPSEIREARARGWRSLGNVLRVIGSLEQSQKVLLSSLEVAQSWNSPQDESKAWLNLGNTERALAKRAEELQDTKQASTYAENALANYQKAAALPTIKIRAQLNQLELLIEKARWQEAQELSSQVQELLAEFPVSRGAIYVKINLARNLVCLIQKDPYCLRQQESEERSSSSPLDEQSYLEVTQLLQTAVEEAKKLDDKRSQSYAVGILGRLYENLAERDKAQEYTEQALKEAWQSQASDLIYQWQWQLGRLLAAQEKLQEAIAAYRQAVKTLQSLRNDLVAINPEIQFTFRESVEPVYREYVGLLLQPQETAQASQENLKQAREAIDSLQLAELENFFQLICLDAQPVVIDQVTDKDDPTAAIIYPILLTDRFEIILKLPQQPALRHYTTPIGDRQKVERILERLAQSLTQRNSQETLPLAQQVYDWLLRDASKDLTSNVKTLVFVLDSPLRNIPMAVLHDGQKYLVEKYGIALTPGLQLLDPQPLERGELRALAAGLTEARGRFPALKYVADELAQVRYRVSSSVELFNREFTNAAFQNQINALPFPVVHLATHGQFSSQAEATFILTWDGQLDVNQLNDLLRSRDPSRTGPIELLVLSACETLTGDKRAALGLAGVAVRAGARSTLATLWSVNDEATAFLMGQFYEALKNPTVTKAEALRRAQLTLLGNSKFDRPHFWAPYVLVGNWL, from the coding sequence TTGGCAGTCAAAAGGCTCTACAAAAAGCGATCGCTCGTTCTCGCCGTCTTGTTATTTGTCCTCTCGATCGCAGTTCCTCCAGTAGTTGCCCAGGTTTCTCTTTCAACCCCGATTGTCCAGACTCAATCCGATGCTCCATCCCTGGTTAACCAAGGCAAGCAACTCTATAACTCAAGACAGTTTGAGGAAGCAGCACAAGTTTGGCAACAGGCGGCAGATGCTTTTGCCGCCCAAGGGAATCGCCTCAATCAAGTGATGGCTTTCAGTAATCTCTCCCTAACTTATCAGCAACTGGGCAACTGGGAGAGGGCGAAAAAAGCGATCGCCAATAGCCTCAACATTTTACAAACTTTAGAAAAGACCCAAGAACAACAGCGCATCCTCGCCCAAACCCTCGATATTCAAGGACAGCTACAACAGAAGATCGGGCGATCGCAAGCTGCCCTAGAGACTTGGCAACAAGCTGCCGATCTCTATGCAAACATTGGCAATAAAAACGGCGAAGCGATAAGCCAGATTAACCAAGCTCAGGCGATGCAAGATTTGGGACTTTATCCGAGAGCTTGCAAGACTTTACTGAAAGCTTTAGATCTCGACGAGCGAGAATGCCAGATATCAGACAGGCAGATTGAGGCTCTCAAACAAAACCTGCTTGAAGCTCAACCTAGCGAGATCCGAGAAGCTAGAGCGAGGGGATGGCGCAGTTTAGGCAATGTCCTCCGCGTCATTGGCAGTCTGGAACAGTCGCAAAAAGTTTTGCTCTCAAGTCTAGAAGTCGCCCAAAGTTGGAACTCGCCTCAGGACGAGAGTAAAGCTTGGCTTAATTTAGGCAATACCGAGCGAGCGTTAGCAAAAAGAGCAGAAGAGTTACAAGACACAAAACAGGCTAGCACTTACGCTGAAAACGCCTTAGCGAACTATCAAAAAGCCGCCGCCTTACCTACCATTAAAATTCGCGCTCAACTCAATCAACTGGAGCTATTGATAGAGAAGGCACGATGGCAAGAGGCACAAGAGTTATCGTCCCAAGTCCAGGAGTTGCTTGCCGAGTTCCCCGTCAGTCGGGGGGCTATTTACGTCAAGATTAACTTGGCTAGGAATCTAGTTTGTCTTATCCAGAAGGATCCCTATTGCCTGAGACAGCAAGAATCGGAAGAGCGGTCTTCATCTTCTCCTTTAGACGAGCAATCCTACTTAGAAGTCACCCAGCTATTACAAACTGCGGTTGAAGAGGCTAAAAAACTCGACGATAAGCGATCGCAGTCCTATGCTGTCGGAATTTTGGGTCGGCTGTACGAGAATCTCGCAGAAAGAGATAAGGCTCAAGAGTATACAGAGCAAGCTTTAAAAGAAGCATGGCAGAGTCAGGCATCAGATCTGATCTATCAGTGGCAATGGCAGTTAGGACGCTTACTCGCAGCTCAGGAAAAGCTCCAAGAGGCGATCGCAGCTTACCGCCAAGCCGTTAAAACTTTGCAATCCTTACGCAACGACCTTGTTGCCATCAATCCAGAAATTCAGTTTACCTTTCGCGAAAGCGTAGAACCCGTCTATCGGGAGTACGTGGGATTGCTTTTGCAACCTCAAGAGACTGCCCAAGCTAGTCAGGAGAATTTAAAGCAAGCCCGTGAAGCGATTGATTCCCTTCAGTTAGCAGAATTAGAGAATTTCTTTCAGCTTATCTGTCTCGATGCCCAGCCAGTCGTAATTGACCAAGTCACTGACAAAGATGACCCGACAGCAGCAATTATCTATCCAATTCTTTTGACAGACCGATTTGAGATAATTCTCAAATTGCCCCAGCAGCCAGCCCTACGCCACTATACGACACCGATCGGCGATCGCCAAAAAGTCGAAAGGATTCTAGAGCGCTTGGCTCAATCGCTGACACAGCGGAACAGCCAAGAAACTTTACCCCTTGCCCAACAGGTATACGACTGGCTGCTTCGCGATGCCTCCAAAGACTTGACCAGCAACGTCAAAACCTTGGTGTTCGTACTGGATAGTCCCTTACGGAATATCCCAATGGCCGTTCTCCACGATGGACAAAAGTATCTCGTAGAAAAGTATGGCATTGCCCTAACCCCAGGCTTGCAACTGCTAGATCCCCAACCTTTAGAACGGGGAGAGTTAAGAGCGCTAGCTGCCGGACTGACTGAAGCGCGCGGGCGCTTCCCCGCACTAAAATACGTCGCCGATGAACTCGCTCAAGTTCGGTATCGGGTATCTAGTAGCGTGGAACTTTTCAATCGGGAGTTTACAAACGCAGCTTTTCAAAACCAAATTAACGCCCTTCCTTTCCCTGTCGTCCACCTGGCGACTCACGGACAGTTTAGTTCTCAAGCTGAAGCGACGTTCATTCTCACCTGGGATGGACAGCTCGATGTTAACCAGCTCAATGACTTACTACGCTCCCGCGATCCCAGTAGGACTGGTCCGATTGAATTACTTGTCCTTAGTGCTTGCGAGACATTGACTGGAGACAAAAGAGCCGCTTTGGGACTGGCTGGAGTTGCCGTGCGAGCTGGGGCGCGCAGTACGCTTGCCACCTTATGGAGTGTCAATGATGAAGCCACTGCCTTCCTGATGGGTCAGTTCTATGAAGCTCTGAAAAATCCTACCGTGACTAAAGCAGAAGCACTTCGTCGCGCCCAACTGACTCTTTTGGGGAATTCCAAGTTCGATCGCCCGCATTTCTGGGCACCCTACGTTCTTGTGGGTAATTGGCTGTAG
- the hemB gene encoding porphobilinogen synthase: MSSFNLPSLLHRPRRLRRTEAIRCLVRENQLTVNDLIYPAFVMEGEKIKQEIPSMPDCYRYSLDLLLKEVTDAYNLGINAIALFPLIAEEKKDNAGTESYNPDGLVQRTVKAIKQEVPNLVVITDVALDPFSSYGHDGIVRDGKILNDETVEVLVKMALSQAEAGADFVAPSDMMDGRVGAIRKALDAEGFINVGILAYSVKYASGYYGPFRDALESAPKFGDKKTYQMDAANSREAIKEVALDIAEGADIVMVKPALAYLDIIHRLRDYTNLPVAAYNVSGEYAMIKAAAQYGWIDEKKVILETLTSMKRAGADLILTYFAKEVALMLR; this comes from the coding sequence ATGTCTTCATTTAACCTTCCCTCTCTTCTACATCGTCCGCGTCGCCTGCGTCGCACTGAAGCTATCCGTTGCCTGGTAAGGGAAAATCAACTAACGGTCAACGACCTTATCTATCCCGCTTTTGTCATGGAAGGAGAGAAAATCAAACAAGAAATCCCTTCCATGCCAGACTGCTACCGCTACTCCCTCGATTTACTGCTCAAAGAAGTGACTGATGCTTATAATTTAGGCATCAACGCGATCGCGCTTTTTCCCCTCATTGCAGAAGAAAAAAAGGACAACGCAGGCACGGAAAGCTATAATCCCGATGGCTTGGTACAGCGAACGGTAAAAGCCATTAAGCAAGAAGTCCCCAATCTCGTTGTCATTACCGATGTTGCCCTCGATCCTTTCTCATCCTACGGTCACGATGGTATTGTCCGAGACGGGAAAATCCTCAATGATGAAACGGTGGAAGTGCTAGTGAAAATGGCACTCTCCCAAGCAGAAGCGGGAGCCGATTTTGTCGCCCCTTCCGATATGATGGATGGCAGAGTGGGAGCCATTCGCAAAGCATTAGATGCAGAAGGATTTATTAATGTCGGAATTTTAGCGTACTCTGTCAAATACGCTTCTGGTTACTACGGGCCATTCCGCGATGCTTTAGAGTCTGCCCCAAAATTTGGCGATAAAAAAACCTATCAAATGGATGCCGCTAATAGTAGGGAAGCGATTAAGGAAGTGGCACTCGATATTGCCGAAGGTGCAGATATCGTGATGGTGAAACCAGCTTTAGCTTATCTAGATATCATTCACCGCCTGCGCGACTATACCAATTTACCCGTAGCTGCCTACAATGTCAGTGGCGAGTATGCGATGATTAAAGCGGCTGCTCAATATGGCTGGATAGATGAGAAAAAAGTCATTTTAGAAACGCTTACCAGTATGAAACGAGCAGGAGCCGATCTCATTTTGACGTATTTTGCGAAAGAAGTGGCATTGATGTTGCGTTGA
- a CDS encoding type II toxin-antitoxin system VapC family toxin gives MIVFLDTGVLGIISSPNEKQEVINCQQWLYQLIVRGVQIVSSDLCDYEVRRGILVTPFAPSSQQGIKNLNELESLVDFLPVTQEVWRKAAQLWAESRRQGQPTADSKNIDADVIIAATCQILQAEYPGQNLIVATTNVKHLSRFVMAQTWQEIRF, from the coding sequence ATGATTGTTTTTTTAGATACTGGAGTTTTAGGAATTATTTCTTCTCCTAATGAAAAACAGGAAGTCATCAACTGTCAACAATGGCTTTATCAGTTAATTGTTAGAGGTGTCCAGATTGTTAGTTCCGATCTCTGCGATTACGAGGTCAGAAGAGGAATACTTGTAACTCCTTTTGCCCCTTCTTCTCAACAAGGCATTAAGAATCTTAATGAGCTTGAATCCTTAGTTGACTTTCTTCCAGTCACTCAAGAAGTTTGGAGAAAAGCCGCTCAGTTGTGGGCAGAAAGCCGCCGACAAGGACAGCCTACCGCCGATTCCAAAAATATCGATGCTGATGTTATTATTGCCGCAACTTGCCAGATTCTTCAAGCTGAATATCCTGGACAAAATCTTATTGTTGCTACCACTAATGTTAAACATTTGAGTCGCTTTGTCATGGCTCAGACTTGGCAAGAAATTCGCTTTTAG